The following DNA comes from Halalkaliarchaeum sp. AArc-CO.
GCTCGAAGCGGGGCTGTTGCTGTCGGAGATACAGACCGCGGGGCTGGCGACGGTTCAAACGCGGATGGACCGCGTGGCGGGCGCACCGACGCCGTACGTCGAGCTGTCGAGCGATCACCCTGCAATCGCGCTGTTGTGCTCCCAGAAAGCGGGCTGGGAGATCGACGTCGAGGGGTTCAACGGGCTCGGCTCCGGTCCCGCGCGGGCGCTCGTCGGAGAGGAGTCGGAGTTCCAGCGGGTCGGCTACTTCGACGAGTTCGACCTCACCGTGCTGGCGGTGGAGGCGATCGATCTCCCAGGCGACGACATCGCCGAACACGTCGCGGACCTGGCGGGCGTCGAACCGTCTGGGGTGTTCCTGCCCACCTTCGCACTCGGCTCGACCGTCGGCAGCGTGACGGCCGCCGCGCGCGCGGCCGAGCTCGCCGTCTTCCGGCTCTCGGAGCTGGGATACGACCCTCGGGACGTCATCACGGCGACTGGCTCCGCGCCGGTCGCGCCGGTCTCGTACGACGAATCCGTGGCGATGGGGCGGACCAACGACGCGGTCGCCTACGGTGGGGAGGTGTACCTCCAGGTCGCCGAAGAGTTCGATCGGTTCGAGGAGGTTCCCTCCAGCGCCCGCGAAGAGCACGACACGCCGTTCGTGGAGGTGTTCGAGGCGGTCGACTGGGATCTCTACGAGGTCGACGCGTCGGTGTTTGCGCCCGCCGTAGTCACGATCGACGTCCAGGACGGGCCGACGTACGTCTACGGCGAAACAGACGAGGAACTGCTCGCGGAGTCGTTCGGACATACGACCCCGAACTGACCCGATGCGGTTCAAGCCCGTCCCGACGGTGCCCGAGCGATCGTCGCTCGAGGACGTCCGCCGTGCGATACCGCTGGTCCCGGCGTCCGAACCGGACTGTAAGCGTCGGCTCCGTGAGCGACTGGACATCGACGAAACGGAAGCCGGGGCGTGGCTCGCGTTTCTCCGGGCGCTCGGACTGGTCGAACGTACCGCCCGAGGCTATCGCCGAACGCGCCGCGAGGAAACTTCGGAAACCCTCGACCGACCGTTTCGACGGCGGGTGTACGCTGCCGAGGAGGCGCTGACTGTGGTTTCCTCGGCGGATCGCCCCTTGACTGCCGCAGAGATCGCCGAGCGAATTACCCACTGCGAGCCGACCTGGGAGCGTCACCGGCGCGTCCACCACGACGAATATTGGCGGGAACGAACCGGACTGCTCCTCGAGTGGGCGGTCCGGCTGGATCTGGCAGACCGCATCGAGCCCGGGGAGAAATCAGCGGTGCCGACTTATCGACTGAAGACGCGCCGATGACCGCAGGTGCGTAATAACCCTTTTATCGCTTCCACGGAACGTATCGTTCATGAACTTGTTCGGGGGCCGAGACCCGGCCGAACCGGTGGAGTACGAACCCACCAGTGTGAAGGAGCTTCTGGTCGAGATGAAGGACACCTCGGAGCTGCTCATCGATCTGGCGTACTCGGCTGTCCTCCATCAAAGCGAGAACATCGCCCGGGAGGTTCTCGAACTCGAACACCGCATGGACGTCCTCCAGATGCGCGCCCGGATGAGTCTCATCCTCGCGGCCCGGAACCCCTCCGAGGCCGAACAGCTGGCTCCCGTCCTCGGGATCGTGGCGGGCGCGGACAAGGTATCCGACGCCGCCGGCGACATCGCGAAGATCGTCCTCGAGGACATCGGGCTCCCGGATGCGATGCGGGGTGCGCTCTCGGAGGCGGTCGAAGTGCTGGTTCGCGGCACGATCGCGCCGGACTCACCGTACGCCGGCCGAACGCTTTTGGACATCAACCTCGAGTCGGAGACCGGCGTCCGGGTGATCGCGATCCGGCGCGACGACGACTGGATCCTCAACCCCGGCCCGGAGACCGTTCTCGAAGACGGCGACGTCACCATCCTCCGGGGCCCGGAACCCAACATCGAGGAGGTGTACGAGCGGGCAACCGGTGACCCCTACGAGGTCGAACCGCCCGTCGAGTCCGACATCGACGACCTGGAGCGAGCGGTCGACTCGATCGTACTGATGAAGAACCTCTCGGAACTGGCGGTCGATCTGGCCTACGGGAGCGTGCTCTTCGACAACGAGGAACTGGCCGAAGAGGTGTCGAACCTCGAGGTCGAGGTGGACGCGCTGCAGTCGCGGTTCGAGGCGTGGACGCTCCAGGCGGCGAAAAACGCCGAGGATCCCGTCGCCCTGCGCGGGCTCATCCATCTCGGCGTCGCGACCGAGGAGGTGTCCGACGCGGCTCTGGAGATCACCGAAGGGGTGCTCCGGGACCTGGACGTCCACCCGGTCGTCGAGCTCGCGGTACGGGAATCCGACGAGATCATCACTCGAACGACGATCGCCGCCGGGAGCGCCCTCGACGGGACGGACGTCACGGAGGGGGTTCCCGACACAGACATTTCGACGAGCGTCATCGCGATCCGACGTCCCGAGGAGGGTTGGATCGTCGGTCCCGACATGAATACTGCCCTTCGTCCCGGGGACGTCGTGATCACGAAGGGTACCCGAACCTCGGCGGTGGAGTTCGCCGAACTGGCGACCTAGCCCGGACTGGTCCAGGTTCGATAAACTACTTTCACAACAGAATGAGCACAGCGCCGAGTTCTTCCAACAGCACGACGTGAAGCGGCGGGCCGCCGAGCACAGCGATGGCGACGACCGACAGGATGATCACGCCGAGGATGTCACAGACGTTCGTCACCACCGGGATCGTCGTGTCGTCCGGGTCCAATCCCTGTTTGTAGGAGACGTACGTCGCCGCGATCGACAGCACGATCGCGACAACCGCGAGGATCATCCCGCTGACGACCGAGATGACGAGCAAGTCCCAAAGTGCCATCGGCTCACCGGTTATCAGGTGGCCGACCCCGTAGGCGACGAACCCGAGGATCGTGAAGATCGTTCCAGCAAGCGCGAGGATCGCGAGGATGTTCGTCCACAGGACTGTATCCCGGGGATCGAACTCGAGCAGTCCCAGATGCAGCCGGGTCGAGAGCCGCGAGGAGAGGATCGCCCCGAGGTTCCCTCCCATGTCGATCATCACAGGGACGAGCACCAGAAGCGTCGGGTTGCCGAGATACGTCTCCTCGAGCGTCTCGAGGACAAACCCCGATCCCATCTCGAGGATCGACAGCACCACCAGAATCGGGAACATCGTTCCGACGATGCTTTTCACGGTCCAGCTATCCAGCGAGTCACCGGGGATCGACACCATTACACGACCACCCCTACGACCGTGATCGCGACGAACAGGAAGACGACGCCGAAGATGTCACCCAGTGTGGTGACGATCGGTCCGATCAGGTTGTCGGGATCGAGACCGTGTTTGTAGCCGGCGAACACCAGCACCAGCAGTCCACCGATGAGAACGATCGACGTCAACACCCCGGAGATGAGCATGATACCGACGAGTTCGACGAGCCGTGCGGGATCCCGTCCCGGAACGAGCTGTAACAGCCCCCACGACAGGAAGCCGATGAATACGGAGATTCCGATCCCGTTGATAAACGAGGCGATCACCGCGGCCAGTAGCCGCCGGTCGCGCTGGAACCGTGGTTCGATGAGCCCCTGGTGGAGCCCGGAGGAGATCCGCGCTCCCAGCGCGCCGTAGACGTTACCACGGGTGGCCAGAAACGCGGGTAACAGCAGTAACAGCCCAGGATAGCGCTCGAACCCGTCGATCATCCCCTCGGTCCCCAGAACCGACCCTGCGAACACACCCCCCAGAAGGCTCACGAGGAGGATGGCGATGGATTCGCGGTAGATACGCCACACCCCGTGCCGTACGTCCATACAGGGATCTGAAGCGAATCGGACATAAATGTACCGAGCGAGCGAGGGCACTCCCGTTCGGTCTCAGTCGTCGTTTTCTGCTCCTGGTGTAAGATCAGTTACAGTACCGACGCCCTTGCTCTGTCCCTCCCGAAAGACGAACTTCTGTCCCTCCTCGACGAGGTACGGCCTGAACTTGAATCGAATCCGAGCCGTCCCGGTGTCACCTGGAAGCAGGCGTCCGTCGTCGGGATGGAACGAAGCCGCCTCCGAGACGGTCTCGAGGTGGACGACCGGTTCGTAGCCGTCCTGGATCCGCGTAGGATGGTTCAGCACCATCACTTCCGCCTCGAACTCCCGTACCGGGGTTGGATCGGCGTCCCTGGGGAGCAGCGCCATCCCGCGTTCGATCTCGGGTTCGCTCACCCCTGTAAGTGCGATCCCGACGATCCGACCAGCGCGCGCCTCGTCGACCCGGTGGTAGTGCATCTCGATCGACCGGACCTCGACGTCGCGGAACGTTCCGTCCGGCATCGGGCCCAGGAGGAGTTGGTCTCCCGCCTCGACTGTCCCCGAGTTGACCGTTCCGGAGGCGACTGCGCCGACGCCGGTGACGCCGTACGTCCGATCGACGTACATCCGGAAGGCCTCTCGCTTTTCCTCGTTGCGGTTCGGAAGCTGTTCGAACAGTCGATCCAGCGTTTCCAGTCCCTGTTCGCTCACGGCCGACGTCCGGAGGATCGGCACGACGCCGTCGCCGATCTCGTCGACGGCCGTCGTGACGCCGTGGCGGGCCAAAAGCAGGGGCGTCCGCCCGGCGTCCCGGAGCATCGACTCGACGTCGCGTTCGACCTCCAGCAGCCGCTGTTCGTCCACGAGATCGACCTTGGTGAGCGCGACGATCGTGGGGAGATCGGTCGCCAGCAGGATCCCCAGATGCTCCCGGGTGGTCTTCGTCGGACCGTCGTCGGCAGCGACGGTCAACAGTCCGTAATCGAGCTTCTGTCCGACGAGTCCTCGGATCGTGGTCCGGAGCCACGGCTCGTGACCGACGGTGTCCACGAAGGAGACGAGCCGGTCGGCCTCCTCGACGACCCGGGCCCGATCCTGCTTCCGGTGGGGGTTCTCCAGACGGACGGGCCCCTCGTCGTCGAAGCCGTACACCCCGTACGAGAGATCCGCAGAGAGCCCCCGCTCGACCTCGTGTGGCTGGACGTCGAGATACGACCTGGTGTCGCCGTTACCGTCGTCAGGTCGGCCCGTAACCAGCGATCCCACGAGCGTGGACTTGCCGTGATCGACGTGGCCGGCCGTCCCCACCACGATGTGATCGTCATCGGAGGCCAGCATTCCGCCGTCCCGGATCGTCGCCACCCCCACCAGCCCCTCCTCGGAGCCGTTCCCTCGTTTTCCCGCACTCCATGTCTCGACATCGGCGATGTGTGCGTCGGCCTCCTCACAGAGCAACGACAGCACGTCCATCGTCTCGGAGAACGCGTCCGGCGAGATCCCGGCGATCCCCCCGTCGTCGGTGACGCCCACAACGTAGGTCGCCTCGCCGTTGCCCGACAGTACGCGGTGCCGGAGCTGGGCGGCGAGGCTCTGGAGGCGACCGTCCGCGAGGTGGATCTCCCGGGAGAGGCGCTCTTTGAACTCGACGTGTCCGCCCTCCCGTTCGCCACGTTCGAGGGCCCGTTCGAGCACGACCCTGTCGGCGCTCATGGGCGCGAGTACGCCCCTGTACCGTATAACGGTTGTGCGGGTTTTGCTCTCGCAGGGAGTGTCGAAGGGGTCACGGCGGCGGATCGATCGTTTCTGGCGGTTCGGAATCGAACTTTCGGTCGAGGAACTCGCGTTCGGCCACCGAGAGCTCTCGGTCCAGAAACTGTCTCAGACCGTTCTCGTAGGTTCCCGGATCGGCGCTGCCGGGGCGTTCGAGAACCAGCTCCGCGATCCCCGTTCGTCGACCGGTGTACGCGAACCCCGCCCTGTAGGCCGCCTCGTAGGCGAACGGGTTGTTGACGGCGATTCGACAGCGCTCGTATCCCCGGATCTCGGCCCTTCTGGCGACGAACCCGAGGAGACGGGGACCCAGTCCCCGTCCCCGGTGGTCGGCGTGGACCGTGACGTACCGAAGCCAGAGGGTTCCGGGATCTGTTCGGTCCTCGTTGAACGCCACCGCTGCCAGGACGTCGTCCTCGAACGCCGACGGATCGACTCCGTCGGGGAGATCCTCGGCGTCAGCTTCCGCTTTTGCCGCGCCCTCGATTTCGGTGTCACCGCGGATCACGGCCTTACCGGTGGTGGTCATGACGAACTTGCCGGCGTAGCTGAAGGTTCGGAAGTCGAGCCCGAGTGTGGGCCCCGACGGCGGCCAGCCGAGCAGTTCGAACTTCACGCATTCGGTAGGATCCGCTCTCTTAAGTACGGTCTGCCTCTCGCAATCACGGTGTGTGTCGCAAGTACTGGGACGATACATCCTTTATGCGTCCCTGGATCGTAGATGGAACCATGTTCGGCCCCGGCGACGTCCGTTTTTTCGATCTCGTCTCGCACGTGTACGACGCCGTGATGCCGCCGGCGTCCGTCGAGGACCTGTCGGCGGGGCTCGCGATGGCCGACCGGCCGATCGATCGAGTCCTCGACGTCGGTGGAGGAACCGGACGGGCGATCGCGTCGATCCGCGGCCCCGAGCGAGTTGTCGCCGACGCCTCCGCGGGGATGCTCCGACGTATCGGCGGCGAGAACGTCCACGGGGTGTTGACCGACGCGAGGCGGCTTCCGTTTGCGGACGCCGCCTTCGACGCGGCGCTTCTGGTCGACGCACTCCATCACGTTCCCGACCGGCCAGTAGTACTACGGGAGGCGTTCAGGGTGCTCGCACCGGGGGGTGTGCTCGTGATCCGGGAGTTCGATCCGTCCCACCCTCTCGGACGACTGCTGGTCGCCGGCGAGCACGCCGTCGGTATGCGCTCCCGCTTTTATACGCCCGCGGAACTGGCCGACGAACTCTCGGCTGCCGGTTTCGAACCGTCGGTACTCGATACGGGGTTCGGATACACGGTGGCCGGGGTGGTTCCGGTCGACGGTGACCGTCTGTGAGGATCGTATAGCGGTTGCACGAGTCGTGGAGTACCTCGGGGTCAAGTCGTTCGAGAATCTTCGATTCTCGTGATCACGAAAGTCTTCGATTTTCGGACGACCCCGAGGCACTCGGTCTGCTTTTGTCTGTAGACCAGATCGATGGCCAGTCACGCCACGACGACGGCGGTCACGACCGACACCAGAACCGCGAGAATTGCCCACGTTTTCGGAGTGTCGTATCGGCCGTACGGTCCACCCTTCCTGGAAAACACATAGAGTACGTACACCAAAAGCGGTGTCAGACGGTACTGGAGCGGTATCGGGGTCGAAAGCGCGTATTCGAACCCCAGCGTGAGCGCGACTGCACAGGCCGCGGCGACTCCCGCGACGAGAAGGTCCTCGCGGGCTCGGTCGAGATCCATGTGCTCGCTATCGACGAGGCGCGAAAAGAACTCGGCGGTTCGCAACCGGTCGGTCGCGGTCGATCGGAGCCTCCGGAGCCGCTACGTGATCGAGAACGACGCAGCGACGCCGAGCAGTGCGACGAGGGCGGCACTCAAAAGCATCAGATACGTAAGCGACCGCGGCTCCTGTTTGAGATGCTGGTAGTAGCCGACGATCAGGCCGGTTTTGAGGAACGCCGCGACCATCGTGGCGCCGATCGCGGTCCAGTAGTCGAACCCCGGGAGATTGAAGAACAGCCACTTCGAGGCAGCAAGCACGAGGAGAAGCACGTAGACGAGTGTGTACTGTCGTACCGACGTCATTGGCGTCCGAACCGGGGGACCGTGTGAACTTATATCTTCCCCCAATGTGGGGGGGTAGCCCTTTACAGTCACCTCGTCGACAACAGCTCATCCACGATA
Coding sequences within:
- the mch gene encoding methenyltetrahydromethanopterin cyclohydrolase; the protein is MESINRTAIELMDEALDFAEELGIVARELGCGATVLDFGVDVDAGLEAGLLLSEIQTAGLATVQTRMDRVAGAPTPYVELSSDHPAIALLCSQKAGWEIDVEGFNGLGSGPARALVGEESEFQRVGYFDEFDLTVLAVEAIDLPGDDIAEHVADLAGVEPSGVFLPTFALGSTVGSVTAAARAAELAVFRLSELGYDPRDVITATGSAPVAPVSYDESVAMGRTNDAVAYGGEVYLQVAEEFDRFEEVPSSAREEHDTPFVEVFEAVDWDLYEVDASVFAPAVVTIDVQDGPTYVYGETDEELLAESFGHTTPN
- a CDS encoding potassium channel family protein — its product is MNLFGGRDPAEPVEYEPTSVKELLVEMKDTSELLIDLAYSAVLHQSENIAREVLELEHRMDVLQMRARMSLILAARNPSEAEQLAPVLGIVAGADKVSDAAGDIAKIVLEDIGLPDAMRGALSEAVEVLVRGTIAPDSPYAGRTLLDINLESETGVRVIAIRRDDDWILNPGPETVLEDGDVTILRGPEPNIEEVYERATGDPYEVEPPVESDIDDLERAVDSIVLMKNLSELAVDLAYGSVLFDNEELAEEVSNLEVEVDALQSRFEAWTLQAAKNAEDPVALRGLIHLGVATEEVSDAALEITEGVLRDLDVHPVVELAVRESDEIITRTTIAAGSALDGTDVTEGVPDTDISTSVIAIRRPEEGWIVGPDMNTALRPGDVVITKGTRTSAVEFAELAT
- a CDS encoding magnesium transporter, yielding MVSIPGDSLDSWTVKSIVGTMFPILVVLSILEMGSGFVLETLEETYLGNPTLLVLVPVMIDMGGNLGAILSSRLSTRLHLGLLEFDPRDTVLWTNILAILALAGTIFTILGFVAYGVGHLITGEPMALWDLLVISVVSGMILAVVAIVLSIAATYVSYKQGLDPDDTTIPVVTNVCDILGVIILSVVAIAVLGGPPLHVVLLEELGAVLILL
- a CDS encoding magnesium transporter produces the protein MDVRHGVWRIYRESIAILLVSLLGGVFAGSVLGTEGMIDGFERYPGLLLLLPAFLATRGNVYGALGARISSGLHQGLIEPRFQRDRRLLAAVIASFINGIGISVFIGFLSWGLLQLVPGRDPARLVELVGIMLISGVLTSIVLIGGLLVLVFAGYKHGLDPDNLIGPIVTTLGDIFGVVFLFVAITVVGVVV
- a CDS encoding GTPBP1 family GTP-binding protein, producing the protein MSADRVVLERALERGEREGGHVEFKERLSREIHLADGRLQSLAAQLRHRVLSGNGEATYVVGVTDDGGIAGISPDAFSETMDVLSLLCEEADAHIADVETWSAGKRGNGSEEGLVGVATIRDGGMLASDDDHIVVGTAGHVDHGKSTLVGSLVTGRPDDGNGDTRSYLDVQPHEVERGLSADLSYGVYGFDDEGPVRLENPHRKQDRARVVEEADRLVSFVDTVGHEPWLRTTIRGLVGQKLDYGLLTVAADDGPTKTTREHLGILLATDLPTIVALTKVDLVDEQRLLEVERDVESMLRDAGRTPLLLARHGVTTAVDEIGDGVVPILRTSAVSEQGLETLDRLFEQLPNRNEEKREAFRMYVDRTYGVTGVGAVASGTVNSGTVEAGDQLLLGPMPDGTFRDVEVRSIEMHYHRVDEARAGRIVGIALTGVSEPEIERGMALLPRDADPTPVREFEAEVMVLNHPTRIQDGYEPVVHLETVSEAASFHPDDGRLLPGDTGTARIRFKFRPYLVEEGQKFVFREGQSKGVGTVTDLTPGAENDD
- a CDS encoding GNAT family N-acetyltransferase, with the protein product MKFELLGWPPSGPTLGLDFRTFSYAGKFVMTTTGKAVIRGDTEIEGAAKAEADAEDLPDGVDPSAFEDDVLAAVAFNEDRTDPGTLWLRYVTVHADHRGRGLGPRLLGFVARRAEIRGYERCRIAVNNPFAYEAAYRAGFAYTGRRTGIAELVLERPGSADPGTYENGLRQFLDRELSVAEREFLDRKFDSEPPETIDPPP
- a CDS encoding methyltransferase domain-containing protein; amino-acid sequence: MFGPGDVRFFDLVSHVYDAVMPPASVEDLSAGLAMADRPIDRVLDVGGGTGRAIASIRGPERVVADASAGMLRRIGGENVHGVLTDARRLPFADAAFDAALLVDALHHVPDRPVVLREAFRVLAPGGVLVIREFDPSHPLGRLLVAGEHAVGMRSRFYTPAELADELSAAGFEPSVLDTGFGYTVAGVVPVDGDRL
- a CDS encoding cytochrome C oxidase subunit IV family protein, whose protein sequence is MTSVRQYTLVYVLLLVLAASKWLFFNLPGFDYWTAIGATMVAAFLKTGLIVGYYQHLKQEPRSLTYLMLLSAALVALLGVAASFSIT